A stretch of Planococcus citri chromosome 5, ihPlaCitr1.1, whole genome shotgun sequence DNA encodes these proteins:
- the LOC135846952 gene encoding skin secretory protein xP2-like, with protein MNKFQICFVAACLFSASFAAEESKAKNSKRSIWGEKEGLAGYGSYGYGYGGALGTGSLYSGSSLLGSSLGSAYSYPATSYSSGYAAAAPALASYDAGYAAAAPAISSYGSSIAAAPALSYGSGYAAAPAAYSYGSGLAAPAYAPSYTGVATSLPATAVRVKTFEEKVAVPVPQPYEVAVSKPYPVAVPKPVPVEVPRAVPVSVPQPYPVHVAKPYPVTVNKPVPVQVQQPVPYKVVQKVPVYVPHPVPVEVKLPQTYSAPAVSYAAPAIAAAPAISYSAPAIAAAPAISYSAPAVAAGPAFSSLAYSGAAAAGDYSYAAPAISSYAAPGISSYAGGYGSYAAAAPAAVSYSAPAEFSSSYGAAIPTSLGGEISSAALSSFSAGSYAPAYAAPAPSIITKNC; from the exons ATGAACAAATTCCAG ATTTGCTTCGTCGCCGCCTGCCTCTTCTCGGCCAGCTTCGCTGCAGAAGAAAGCAAAGCGAAAAACTCCAAACGTAGTATCTGGGGTGAAAAAGAAGGCTTAGCCGGTTACGGAAGCTACGGATACGGATACGGTGGTGCTTTGGGTACCGGATCTCTATACTCCGGCTCCAGCTTATTAGGCTCTTCCTTGGGCTCAGCTTACAGCTACCCAGCTACCTCATACAGCTCGGGCTACGCTGCTGCTGCTCCAGCTCTCGCCTCTTACGACGCCGGCTACGCTGCTGCTGCCCCAGCCATCTCATCTTATGGCTCTAGCATCGCTGCTGCTCCAGCTCTCTCTTACGGATCAGGCTACGCTGCTGCCCCAGCTGCTTACTCTTACGGTTCCGGCTTGGCTGCCCCAGCTTACGCTCCTTCTTACACCGGTGTTGCCACTAGCTTACCAGCTACCGCCGTCAGAgtgaaaacttttgaagaaaaagtcgCCGTCCCAGTACCCCAACCATACGAAGTAGCTGTCAGCAAACCATACCCAGTCGCTGTCCCGAAACCAGTCCCAGTCGAAGTCCCACGTGCCGTTCCAGTCAGTGTACCACAACCATACCCAGTCCATGTAGCCAAACCATACCCAGTCACCGTCAACAAACCAGTACCAGTCCAAGTACAACAACCAGTCCCATACAAAGTCGTCCAAAAAGTCCCAGTCTACGTCCCACACCCAGTCCCCGTTGAAGTGAAACTCCCACAAACCTATTCTGCCCCCGCTGTCTCTTACGCTGCTCCAGCCATCGCTGCCGCTCCAGCCATCTCTTACTCTGCTCCAGCCATCGCTGCCGCTCCAGCCATCTCTTACTCCGCTCCAGCCGTTGCTGCTGGTCCGGCTTTCTCATCCCTAGCCTACTCCGGCGCTGCCGCTGCTGGTGATTACTCGTACGCTGCCCCAGCTATTTCATCCTACGCTGCCCCAGGTATTTCATCCTACGCTGGTGGCTACGGTAGCTACGCTGCTGCTGCCCCAGCTGCCGTCTCATACTCTGCCCCAGCCGAATTCTCAAGTTCCTACGGTGCTGCTATTCCAACCAGCTTGGGTGGTGAAATCTCGTCCGCTGCTTTATCTTCTTTCAGCGCTGGATCTTACGCTCCGGCTTACGCCGCACCAGCCCCATCCATCATCACCAAGAACTGCTAA